A section of the Campylobacter porcelli genome encodes:
- the rplM gene encoding 50S ribosomal protein L13, translating to MTKITKPNEVKRDWIVLDASGKRFGRLLTEAATLLRGKHKPGFSPNVDCGDYVIIINASKAEFTGANKAQEKLYHRHSGYFGSVKSEKFGDLLANKPEKLYKLAVRGMLPKTKLGKEMLKKLKIYAGSEHPHTAQIAKEGK from the coding sequence ATGACAAAGATAACAAAGCCAAATGAAGTAAAACGAGATTGGATAGTTCTTGATGCTTCTGGAAAGAGATTTGGTAGATTGCTAACTGAAGCCGCTACACTACTTCGTGGCAAACATAAGCCAGGATTTAGCCCAAATGTTGATTGTGGCGATTATGTAATCATCATTAATGCTAGTAAAGCAGAATTTACAGGTGCTAATAAAGCTCAAGAGAAGTTATATCATAGACATTCAGGCTATTTTGGAAGTGTAAAGAGTGAGAAATTTGGTGATTTATTAGCAAATAAACCTGAGAAACTTTATAAATTAGCAGTTCGTGGTATGCTACCTAAGACAAAATTAGGCAAAGAGATGCTTAAAAAATTAAAAATTTATGCTGGTAGTGAGCATCCGCACACTGCACAAATAGCTAAAGAAGGAAAATAA
- the rpsI gene encoding 30S ribosomal protein S9 — protein sequence MATTYATGKRKTAVAKVWVKPGSGKITVNGMDLNSWLGGHEAIKLKVVQPLLVTKQETSMDITATTLGGGYSAQAEALRHGISRALASIDATFRAALKPQGLLTRDSRVVERKKYGRRKARRSPQFSKR from the coding sequence ATGGCAACAACATACGCAACAGGTAAAAGAAAAACAGCAGTTGCTAAGGTTTGGGTAAAACCAGGTAGCGGCAAAATCACAGTAAATGGTATGGATCTAAATAGCTGGCTTGGCGGACACGAAGCTATCAAATTAAAAGTAGTTCAACCCCTACTAGTAACAAAGCAAGAGACTTCTATGGATATAACTGCTACAACTTTAGGTGGTGGATATTCAGCTCAAGCAGAAGCACTTCGCCATGGTATCTCAAGAGCGTTAGCTTCTATTGATGCTACTTTTAGAGCTGCTCTTAAACCACAAGGTCTTCTAACTCGCGATAGCCGTGTTGTTGAGCGTAAAAAATATGGTCGCAGAAAAGCAAGAAGAAGCCCACAATTCTCAAAAAGATAA
- a CDS encoding OmpA family protein: MKKIVLALCAASALFATDKYELTIVGGYAHPEGTQGIDDQKLIGLRLGRNLDLSWLSQIELGFDYTPKATFEDQNGKAVGYDTRIARYFVNLVKDFVLTDRFSIYALAGAGYQDLSREANDAGDDGFGQAGLGFKFKVVDNFSLKLEARDAINFKDGDNTFLYTLGFASSFGSSSKAEPIATPVAPTQPNLVDGDDDNDGVLNSKDRCPNTPAGAVVDENGCEKVIRLNLNLHANFASDSATLTPEYIAKIDEVAKVLNANQEYKVILEGHTDSTGSQEYNQKLSERRANAVAAELIKMGVSKDRIQTIGYGELSPIATNKTKEGRAQNRRVDAKFRN, translated from the coding sequence ATGAAAAAAATCGTTTTGGCACTTTGTGCGGCTTCAGCACTATTTGCAACTGACAAGTATGAATTAACCATAGTTGGCGGATACGCTCATCCAGAAGGAACTCAAGGCATTGATGACCAAAAATTAATAGGTCTTAGATTAGGCCGAAATCTAGATCTATCATGGCTAAGCCAAATTGAGTTAGGATTTGACTATACTCCAAAGGCTACATTTGAAGATCAAAATGGCAAAGCAGTAGGATATGATACAAGAATTGCTAGATATTTTGTAAATTTAGTCAAAGATTTTGTCTTAACTGATAGATTTTCTATCTATGCTTTAGCAGGTGCTGGCTATCAAGATCTTAGTCGTGAGGCAAATGATGCTGGTGATGATGGATTTGGTCAAGCTGGTCTTGGATTTAAATTTAAAGTTGTAGATAATTTCTCTCTTAAATTAGAAGCTAGAGATGCTATTAATTTTAAAGACGGAGATAACACATTTTTATACACTTTAGGTTTTGCTAGTAGCTTTGGTAGCTCATCAAAAGCTGAGCCTATTGCCACTCCAGTAGCACCTACTCAACCAAATTTAGTAGATGGCGATGATGATAATGATGGTGTATTAAATAGCAAAGATAGATGTCCAAATACCCCAGCTGGAGCTGTAGTTGATGAAAATGGTTGCGAAAAAGTAATTAGATTAAACCTAAATTTACATGCTAATTTCGCAAGCGATAGTGCAACTCTAACTCCAGAATATATCGCTAAAATCGATGAAGTAGCTAAGGTTTTAAATGCAAATCAAGAGTATAAAGTCATATTAGAGGGTCATACTGACTCTACTGGCTCACAAGAGTATAACCAAAAACTATCTGAAAGAAGAGCTAACGCAGTCGCGGCCGAGCTAATCAAAATGGGTGTAAGCAAAGATAG